Genomic segment of Leptospira perdikensis:
AGCAGGGCCAGGGGAAAAATACAAACTAACACCCGATACCACCAATGGGATAGATATCATGATCGCTTTAGACATCTCTGGCTCAATGGTCAATTCTTACGATTTTTTACCAAAAAATCGACTCACTGTATCGAAGGAACTACTCAGAGAATTCATTCAAAAGCGATTGTATGATCGAATTGGAATTGTATTATTTGCAGGAGCAGCATACCTTCAGTCACCTCTTTCAAGCGATAGGTATGCGTTAGACGAACTTATAGCAGATACTTCAGATGAAGATATCAGCGAACAAGGAACCGCCGTTGGTGATGCTCTAGTATTGTCCACATATAGACTCAAAGATTCTACGGCGAAGTCAAAAATCATTATATTACTTACCGATGGTGTATCCAACACAGGAAAATTAGATCCAGAAACTGCCTCGTATGCAGCCAAAGTTTACGGGATCAAAGTCTATTCTATAGGAATTGGAAAAGAACAAGGACAATATGAAATTAATTACGAATCCCTAGAGACCATTTCAGAAAGTACAAACGGAAAATTCTTTCGTGCGGAGTCTCCAGAAGTATTACAGGAAGTGTTAAACGAAATCAATGGATTGGAAACAGTGGAGCTCCCATCCAAACCAATGGAAATTCATGAAACCCATTTCCCGTTAGCAGTTTTTGTTTTTTTCACCTTACTAGGGGTAGTGGCATTATCTATGATATACCCATTAACAGAAAAACTATGATCGATATAAACTTAATTGCCAGAGTTGCTATCACTGCGATATTCCTATGGGTTCTACTAATCACTGGTAAGTTATACCTCATTATCAAGGCAAATCGTTTTAAAAAAGAACATCCAAATCTAAAAAGTAGAATTTACACCCCTAATACAAAAATTTATTTGATAAGAATTCTAAGTCTCTTACTTGCCCTTATTTTTGCATTTTACTCACTATTTAAAATAAAATCTACTGAAATGGAATCAACAAAAGAATTCGAATCTGCAGACGTCTTATTTGTTGTAGATGTTAGTTTATCCATGAACGCAATTGACGTTAACCCAAACCGCCTCAAACGGTTTAAAGACTTAGCCCTCCGAATTCTACCCAACCTCAAAGGGAATCGAATCGGAATCGTTGTTTTTGCCGGGCAATCCTTTTCTTTCTGCCCTTTAACATCGGATATCACTGCAGTCTCGGATTACATACAAGCGTTAGGTGTTGAGATAGTTGGAGCAAAAGGCACTGATCTTGCTGTTGCCCTAGAAAGAGTCAACAAAATCAGACGGAAAAACAACAATATATCCTCGCAAATTACCGTAATCGTTTCTGATGGAGAAGATCACGAAAATCAAACTCCTCCACCAATCGTAGGTGAGGTAATGATCTGGGGGATTGGTACTGAAGAAGGAGGACCTATTGAATACCGCGATCCAGGAACCGGAAGAGGGGGCTATGTGACTCTGGATGCAGGTATATCCGAATCTCCCACAACATCCAATTTGGTGGTTTCAAAACTGAATGTAGAAAGATTAAAATCCCTTGCAGACCAAAACAGCGGAGTCTATTACGATGTTTCCTTTCATGCTGATGGTGCTTACGCTTTGTTAGATAAACTAGAAATAATAAAAAAACAAAAAATACAAACGATTGAACATTTCAAAAACGAAGATGGAGCACACCCATTTTTAATTGCCGCTTTTATTTTCCTATTTTTAGAGCGGCTATTGAATCTTTTTTTACAAAAACTACCAACAGGAATTTACACATTACTCATCGTTTCCTCTTTTTTTAACCTCAGCCGCTTAGAAGCTTGGGAATTAGATCCGGGGGGAAATTCTATTGAACGAGGTATCAAATCTTATCATAACAAGAACTACATGGAAAGCCAAAAGGAATTTGAAAAAGCAAAAGAATATATCAGAGATGACCCTAGACTTTTGTATAATGAATCTACTTCTGCCTATCAATTAGGCAAATATAAAGATGCCATCGGACTTTCCGAAAAGATTCTTTCTCATCCAAAAGCAGACAACGAACTAAAGGCAAAAGCCAATTTTAATCTCGGAAATATCTACTCTCGATTAGGTGACAAAAAGAACGCACTTAAGTCTTACACAAAAACTCTAGAAATAGATCCTGACTATCTATCGGCTAAAAAAAACATTGAACACTTAACCAAAAAGAAAGAAGAAGCCCAAAAAAATCGAGGGAACGAACCACAACCTAACACGACACAGAAGAACAATAAAGAAAACAAAAAAGAAGAGAAATCTGATGCCGAGAGAATCTTAGATCCTTTTTCGCAAGACTCCATCCTAAAAAACAAAAAGGGAGGTTCTACTGATAATGAAAAGTTCTGGTAAATTGATATTCCTCATCATCCCATTTTGCTTCATTCCATTTTCTAATCTTATCTCTTCAGATGTAGAATTTCATTTTCATCCAAACGAATTTTCTCTAGGCGAATATGCCAAATTAGAAGTAAGAGCACATGGAGAAAAACCTTTCCGCACAATCCAAACCAATATAAAACAAAACGGTGTCAGAGTTCGTTTTGTCGGCAGTGGTACCGAAACACAAATCATTAACTTTAAAGTTTCCAGATCACAAATACTAAACTTCTATGTTGATACAGAATCAGAAGGGATATTTAAACTTCCTGAAGTGACCGTAGAATATGACAATAAAACATATACTTCTCCAGCCACCCAATTCAAAGTCAGCAAAAGGAGTAAACACTCGCAAAACCAATTTTTTAATCCCTTTCCCATCGAAATTGATGAAGAACCTACCGATGAGTCGCCCGAAGTATTCTTCCATACAAATAAATCCGTTTTTTATAAAGGGGAACCCATAGTTGGTTATTATGTTCTTTATTATAATGGTTACAGACAACCTTTCCTAGAAAGAGACCCAAACCAATCCATCTCCTTCCCTTACTTTTTATCAGAAACACTTAGGCAAGTCTCTGTACAAATTGAACCC
This window contains:
- the batA gene encoding VWA domain-containing protein BatA, which codes for MDQFQRPYLLFFIIPLLLLGIYQWRKKPLGNLLLIQSDRFQTPDQNIFLKIRVLFLKLTEGLVYAAGIFLIIAAAGPGEKYKLTPDTTNGIDIMIALDISGSMVNSYDFLPKNRLTVSKELLREFIQKRLYDRIGIVLFAGAAYLQSPLSSDRYALDELIADTSDEDISEQGTAVGDALVLSTYRLKDSTAKSKIIILLTDGVSNTGKLDPETASYAAKVYGIKVYSIGIGKEQGQYEINYESLETISESTNGKFFRAESPEVLQEVLNEINGLETVELPSKPMEIHETHFPLAVFVFFTLLGVVALSMIYPLTEKL
- the batB gene encoding VWA domain-containing protein BatB → MIDINLIARVAITAIFLWVLLITGKLYLIIKANRFKKEHPNLKSRIYTPNTKIYLIRILSLLLALIFAFYSLFKIKSTEMESTKEFESADVLFVVDVSLSMNAIDVNPNRLKRFKDLALRILPNLKGNRIGIVVFAGQSFSFCPLTSDITAVSDYIQALGVEIVGAKGTDLAVALERVNKIRRKNNNISSQITVIVSDGEDHENQTPPPIVGEVMIWGIGTEEGGPIEYRDPGTGRGGYVTLDAGISESPTTSNLVVSKLNVERLKSLADQNSGVYYDVSFHADGAYALLDKLEIIKKQKIQTIEHFKNEDGAHPFLIAAFIFLFLERLLNLFLQKLPTGIYTLLIVSSFFNLSRLEAWELDPGGNSIERGIKSYHNKNYMESQKEFEKAKEYIRDDPRLLYNESTSAYQLGKYKDAIGLSEKILSHPKADNELKAKANFNLGNIYSRLGDKKNALKSYTKTLEIDPDYLSAKKNIEHLTKKKEEAQKNRGNEPQPNTTQKNNKENKKEEKSDAERILDPFSQDSILKNKKGGSTDNEKFW